A section of the Pseudomonadota bacterium genome encodes:
- the argE gene encoding acetylornithine deacetylase, with translation MIDTTVAWLRELVAFQSVSSRSNLDIAECVAARLADVGARVELLPNRAGDKANVYATLGPDTDGGVVLSGHLDVVPVADQDWATDPFTLTAIGNRLHGRGSCDMKGFIAACLDLAPLFADAATARPVHFAFTYDEEVGCLGGRALVETLAQRTTRPGVAIIGEPTSMGIVNGHKGCCEYSARFSGLAGHGSAPAHGVNAVEYAVRYVSRLLALADELKRRAPVSSPFDPPWTTINVGAVRGGVAHNVIPSTAEVDWEMRPVQDTDADFVRRELDRCVQGELLPAMRAVHADAAIEVETIGEVVGLEPLGNNEAHAIVAELTGQHEAHTVPFSTEAGLFQQLGMSVVVCGPGDIAQAHKADEYLELDQLERCHAMLTALSETLRVS, from the coding sequence ATGATCGACACCACTGTGGCCTGGTTGCGTGAGCTGGTCGCGTTCCAGAGCGTCTCGTCGCGCAGCAACCTCGACATCGCCGAGTGCGTGGCGGCGCGCCTGGCCGACGTCGGCGCGCGCGTCGAGCTCCTGCCGAACCGCGCCGGCGACAAGGCCAACGTGTACGCCACGCTCGGCCCGGACACCGACGGTGGCGTTGTGCTGTCCGGGCACCTCGATGTCGTGCCGGTTGCCGACCAGGACTGGGCCACCGACCCGTTCACACTGACGGCGATCGGCAACCGGCTGCACGGCCGCGGCAGCTGTGACATGAAAGGGTTCATCGCCGCGTGTCTGGACCTCGCCCCGCTGTTCGCCGACGCGGCCACCGCGCGGCCGGTGCACTTCGCGTTCACCTACGACGAAGAGGTCGGCTGCCTCGGCGGTCGCGCGCTGGTCGAGACCCTTGCGCAACGGACAACCCGGCCAGGCGTGGCCATCATCGGCGAGCCGACCAGCATGGGCATCGTCAACGGCCACAAGGGGTGTTGCGAGTACAGCGCGCGTTTCAGCGGCCTGGCCGGCCACGGTTCGGCGCCAGCGCACGGGGTCAATGCCGTCGAATACGCGGTGCGCTACGTCTCCCGACTGCTCGCGCTCGCAGACGAACTCAAACGGCGGGCGCCGGTGTCCTCGCCCTTCGACCCGCCGTGGACCACGATCAATGTCGGCGCGGTGCGCGGCGGCGTGGCCCACAACGTGATACCGAGCACGGCGGAAGTCGACTGGGAGATGCGCCCGGTGCAGGACACCGACGCCGACTTCGTCAGGCGCGAGCTCGATCGCTGCGTGCAGGGTGAGCTGTTGCCGGCCATGCGCGCGGTGCACGCCGACGCGGCGATCGAGGTCGAAACCATCGGCGAGGTGGTCGGGCTCGAGCCGTTGGGCAACAACGAGGCCCACGCCATCGTCGCCGAGCTCACCGGCCAGCACGAGGCGCACACGGTGCCCTTCAGCACCGAGGCGGGGCTCTTTCAGCAGCTTGGCATGTCGGTCGTGGTGTGTGGCCCGGGCGATATCGCCCAGGCGCACAAGGCTGACGAATACCTCGAGCTCGACCAGCTGGAACGCTGCCACGCGATGCTGACCGCGTTGAGCGAGACGCTGCGGGTCTCCTGA
- a CDS encoding ParB/RepB/Spo0J family partition protein, translated as MSNGKRALGKGLEALLGGGSDLSALERPLERDGSLSTIPIEQITRSPYQPRRQFDDEALDELADSIRAQGLVQPIVVRAVGDRYELVAGERRWRAAQRAGLHDMPALVRTLDDRAAAAIALIENIQRKDLNPLEEASALKRLQQDFSLTHAEVAEAVGRSRAAVSNLLRLLDLHPEVKALVDSGRLEMGHARALLSLEGSDQLAVAQAVVERGLSVRATEALVKERLDPGKRPPARRAPDDPNIRKLAEELGERLGAPVEIRTASKGRGVVEIRYSSLVQLDGILGRIR; from the coding sequence ATGAGTAATGGCAAGCGTGCCCTGGGCAAGGGGCTGGAGGCGCTGTTGGGCGGCGGGTCCGACCTGAGCGCCCTCGAACGTCCACTGGAGCGCGACGGCAGCCTGTCGACGATCCCGATCGAGCAGATCACCCGAAGCCCCTACCAGCCGCGGCGTCAGTTCGACGATGAGGCGCTCGACGAACTCGCCGATTCCATCCGGGCGCAGGGCCTGGTGCAGCCGATCGTGGTGCGCGCGGTGGGTGACCGCTACGAATTGGTCGCGGGCGAGCGTCGCTGGCGGGCGGCGCAACGCGCGGGCCTGCACGACATGCCAGCGTTGGTGCGCACACTCGACGACCGCGCCGCCGCGGCCATTGCGCTGATCGAGAATATCCAGCGCAAGGACCTCAACCCGCTCGAAGAAGCCAGCGCGCTCAAGCGGCTGCAGCAGGACTTCTCGCTGACCCACGCCGAGGTCGCCGAAGCGGTGGGCCGTTCGCGCGCCGCCGTGAGCAACCTGCTGCGGCTGCTCGACCTGCACCCGGAGGTCAAGGCACTGGTCGACAGCGGTCGGCTCGAAATGGGCCACGCGCGGGCGCTGCTGTCGCTCGAAGGCAGTGACCAGCTCGCTGTGGCGCAAGCGGTGGTCGAGCGCGGCCTCAGCGTGCGCGCAACCGAGGCGCTGGTGAAGGAACGGCTCGACCCGGGCAAGCGTCCGCCGGCACGCCGCGCGCCGGACGACCCCAACATCCGCAAACTCGCCGAGGAACTCGGCGAGCGCCTCGGCGCGCCGGTGGAAATCCGCACCGCGAGCAAAGGGCGCGGCGTTGTGGAGATTCGTTACAGCTCGTTGGTCCAGCTCGACGGTATCCTGGGTCGAATTCGCTAA
- the atpE gene encoding F0F1 ATP synthase subunit C — MELGLKYIAAAIMLGFAGAGTAIGFGLLGGRFLEGAARQPEMVPMLQTKMFIVAGLIDALAIIAVAMALYLLFAV; from the coding sequence ATGGAACTCGGACTCAAATACATCGCTGCCGCCATCATGCTCGGTTTCGCCGGCGCCGGTACGGCCATCGGCTTCGGTCTGCTCGGTGGTCGCTTCCTCGAAGGCGCGGCGCGTCAGCCGGAAATGGTCCCGATGCTTCAGACCAAGATGTTCATCGTCGCCGGTCTGATCGACGCCCTCGCGATCATCGCCGTGGCCATGGCGCTCTACCTGCTGTTCGCAGTCTGA
- the mnmG gene encoding tRNA uridine-5-carboxymethylaminomethyl(34) synthesis enzyme MnmG: MQYPTRYDVIVVGGGHAGTEAALAAARVGVRTLLLTHNIETIGQMSCNPAIGGIGKGHLVKEIDALGGAMAVAADRAGIQFRTLNARKGPAVRATRAQADRTLYRSAVRARVEQQPGLDLFQASVDDLVLSGDTVSGVRTQTGLTFSAPCVVLTAGTFLAGLIHIGEVKTRAGRAGDPAAETLAARLRDLDLGAGRLKTGTPPRIDARSVDFSVMSEQHGDDPLPVFSYLGSVADHPRQIPCHITYTNATTHGIIADNLDRSAMYSGEIDGVGPRYCPSIEDKVVRFADRDRHQIFVEPEGLESTELYPNGLSTSLPFDVQLQYIRSIAGFEQAHITRPGYAIEYDFFDPRRLSASLAVNSVQGLYFAGQINGTTGYEEAASQGLLAGLNAARAVRGLEPWWPQRDQAYLGVMVDDLVTQGTHEPYRMFTSRAEHRLILREDNADWRLTERGRELGLVDERRWRAFDTKREAVERERQRLHTGWLRPGQVAPEVEVALLGEPLKKDQRLAELLRRPGVDYAGLVEAGLGPAAPANAAVAAQVEVQIKYQGYIERAQQEIAKASRHEHTALPSDFDFGAVHGLSAEVQQKFLEHRPHTVGQASRIPGVTPAAVSLLLVHLKKHRQRGGASAREAG, from the coding sequence ATGCAGTACCCAACCCGATACGACGTCATTGTCGTCGGTGGCGGCCACGCCGGCACCGAAGCGGCGCTCGCGGCCGCGCGCGTCGGTGTGCGCACCCTGCTGCTCACGCACAACATCGAAACCATCGGGCAGATGAGTTGCAACCCGGCGATCGGCGGGATCGGCAAGGGGCACCTGGTCAAGGAGATCGACGCGTTGGGTGGGGCGATGGCCGTGGCCGCCGACCGTGCCGGCATCCAGTTCCGCACGCTCAACGCGCGCAAGGGCCCGGCGGTGCGCGCCACGCGTGCGCAGGCGGACCGCACACTCTACCGCTCGGCCGTGCGCGCACGGGTTGAACAGCAGCCCGGTCTCGACCTCTTCCAGGCCTCGGTCGATGACCTGGTGCTCAGCGGCGACACCGTCAGCGGTGTGCGCACGCAGACCGGCCTGACGTTTTCGGCACCCTGTGTGGTGCTGACCGCCGGCACCTTCCTCGCCGGACTGATCCACATCGGAGAGGTCAAGACCCGGGCCGGACGCGCGGGCGACCCAGCGGCCGAAACCCTTGCGGCGCGCTTGCGCGACCTGGACCTCGGCGCGGGTCGTCTGAAAACCGGCACGCCCCCGCGCATTGACGCGCGCAGTGTGGATTTCTCGGTGATGAGCGAGCAGCACGGCGACGACCCGCTGCCGGTGTTCTCCTACCTCGGTTCGGTTGCGGACCACCCGCGTCAGATCCCGTGTCACATCACCTACACCAACGCGACGACCCACGGCATCATCGCGGACAACCTCGACCGGTCGGCGATGTACAGCGGCGAGATCGACGGCGTCGGACCGCGGTACTGCCCCTCGATCGAGGACAAGGTGGTCCGCTTCGCCGACCGGGACCGGCACCAGATCTTCGTCGAGCCCGAGGGGCTCGAGAGCACCGAGTTGTACCCCAACGGCCTGTCCACGAGCCTGCCATTCGATGTGCAACTGCAGTACATCCGATCGATAGCGGGGTTCGAACAGGCCCACATCACCCGGCCGGGCTATGCGATCGAGTACGACTTCTTCGACCCGCGCCGCCTGTCCGCGAGCCTTGCAGTCAACAGTGTTCAGGGCTTGTATTTTGCGGGGCAGATCAACGGGACTACCGGTTACGAGGAGGCCGCCTCACAGGGGTTGCTCGCCGGCCTCAACGCGGCGCGGGCGGTGCGCGGCCTCGAGCCGTGGTGGCCGCAACGCGACCAGGCCTACCTCGGTGTGATGGTCGACGACCTCGTTACCCAGGGCACCCACGAGCCCTACCGCATGTTCACCAGCCGGGCCGAACACCGACTGATCTTGCGCGAAGACAACGCGGACTGGCGTCTCACCGAACGCGGCCGTGAACTCGGCCTGGTCGACGAGCGGCGCTGGCGCGCCTTCGACACCAAGCGCGAGGCGGTCGAGCGCGAACGGCAACGCTTGCACACCGGTTGGTTGCGCCCGGGGCAAGTGGCGCCCGAGGTCGAAGTGGCGTTGCTGGGCGAGCCGCTGAAGAAGGACCAGCGGTTGGCGGAGTTACTGCGCCGACCGGGCGTCGACTACGCCGGCCTCGTCGAGGCGGGACTCGGTCCGGCGGCGCCCGCGAACGCGGCCGTGGCAGCGCAGGTCGAGGTGCAGATCAAGTACCAGGGCTACATCGAGCGCGCGCAGCAGGAGATCGCGAAGGCGTCGCGTCACGAGCACACCGCCTTGCCGTCGGATTTCGACTTCGGTGCCGTGCACGGGCTCTCGGCCGAGGTTCAGCAGAAGTTCCTCGAGCACCGGCCACACACGGTCGGGCAAGCGAGCCGGATTCCGGGCGTGACGCCGGCGGCCGTGAGCCTGTTGCTGGTGCACCTCAAGAAACACCGACAGCGCGGCGGCGCGTCCGCGCGCGAGGCGGGATGA
- the rsmG gene encoding 16S rRNA (guanine(527)-N(7))-methyltransferase RsmG: MTPGERLDDGLAQLDMTVTPEVRQRLLDFTALLLRWNRVTNLTAVREPIAVVDRHILDCAAVLPHVRGAHVLDLGSGGGLPGLIFAIVQPQWQLTLLDSNGKKTRFLTQAAISLGLDNVAVVNARAESWQNGRDFDTVISRAFADLAAFTRIATAYVRARGTIVAMVGKKTGHTLGEAIDDCTVVSVDALRVPFTDGERHVVSLQRTETATP; the protein is encoded by the coding sequence ATGACGCCCGGCGAGCGCCTCGACGACGGGCTCGCGCAGCTCGATATGACAGTGACCCCCGAGGTCCGTCAGCGCCTGCTCGATTTCACCGCGCTGCTGCTGCGCTGGAACCGCGTGACCAACCTCACGGCGGTGCGCGAGCCGATTGCCGTGGTCGATCGCCACATCCTCGATTGCGCTGCGGTGCTGCCCCACGTGCGCGGCGCGCACGTGCTTGACCTCGGGTCGGGTGGCGGGCTGCCGGGGCTGATTTTCGCGATCGTTCAACCGCAGTGGCAGCTCACGCTGCTCGACAGCAACGGCAAGAAAACGCGGTTCCTGACCCAGGCGGCCATCAGCCTCGGGCTCGACAACGTGGCGGTGGTCAACGCCCGCGCGGAAAGCTGGCAGAATGGTCGGGATTTTGACACCGTCATCTCGCGCGCGTTTGCCGATCTGGCGGCCTTCACGCGCATCGCGACGGCCTATGTGCGAGCCCGGGGCACGATTGTGGCGATGGTTGGCAAAAAAACAGGCCACACTCTGGGTGAGGCCATCGACGACTGCACCGTGGTGTCGGTGGACGCGTTGCGCGTGCCCTTCACCGACGGTGAGCGGCACGTGGTCAGCTTGCAACGGACCGAGACGGCAACACCATGA
- a CDS encoding F0F1 ATP synthase subunit B, protein MYFNATLLGQAISFGLFVWFCMKFVWPPIIAAMNERQARIADGLAAAEKGAEAEEVAKREAEQLISDAKAQAAEIIAQAQKRSNQMVDEARDEARSEGDKVKAAAQSEIDQGVVSAREALRAQVSALAVTGAERILGREIDANAHAEALDDLVKQL, encoded by the coding sequence ATGTATTTCAATGCCACATTGCTGGGCCAGGCGATCTCCTTCGGGTTGTTCGTGTGGTTCTGCATGAAGTTTGTGTGGCCGCCGATCATCGCTGCGATGAACGAGCGGCAAGCGAGAATCGCGGACGGGCTCGCGGCGGCTGAGAAAGGCGCCGAAGCGGAAGAAGTTGCCAAGCGCGAAGCCGAGCAACTGATTTCCGACGCCAAGGCCCAGGCTGCCGAGATCATCGCCCAGGCGCAAAAGCGGTCCAACCAGATGGTCGACGAGGCGCGTGATGAAGCGCGCAGCGAAGGCGATAAGGTGAAGGCGGCGGCGCAGTCGGAAATCGACCAGGGTGTTGTCAGTGCCCGCGAGGCCCTGCGTGCACAGGTGTCGGCACTTGCCGTGACCGGTGCAGAACGCATCCTCGGTCGGGAAATCGACGCGAACGCCCACGCGGAAGCGCTGGACGATCTGGTCAAGCAGCTCTGA
- a CDS encoding Hsp20 family protein produces the protein MTTIDFSPLYRTTVGFDRMVNLLNAAVGSEPSSYPPYNIEATGENTYSISIAVSGFGEDEIDLEVERGVLAVRARKAEDTTERRYLHRGIATRSFERKFNLADHIEVTGARLVNGLLTIELVKELPEAMKPRKIAIGGDATRSIEHEAA, from the coding sequence ATGACAACCATAGACTTTTCGCCGCTCTACCGCACCACCGTGGGCTTCGACCGCATGGTCAATCTGCTCAACGCTGCGGTGGGCTCCGAGCCGTCGAGCTACCCGCCGTATAACATCGAAGCGACGGGCGAGAACACCTACAGCATCAGCATCGCGGTCTCCGGTTTCGGCGAAGACGAAATCGACCTCGAGGTCGAACGCGGGGTGCTGGCGGTGCGTGCGCGCAAAGCCGAAGACACCACAGAACGGCGCTATCTGCACCGCGGCATCGCGACCCGCAGTTTCGAGCGCAAGTTCAACCTCGCCGACCACATCGAGGTGACCGGTGCCCGGCTGGTCAACGGTTTGTTGACCATCGAACTGGTGAAGGAGCTGCCCGAGGCGATGAAGCCGCGCAAGATCGCCATTGGCGGTGACGCGACCCGCTCGATCGAGCACGAAGCTGCCTGA
- a CDS encoding AAA family ATPase translates to MTRIIAITNQKGGVGKTTTCVNLAASLAATNRRVLLVDMDPQGNATTGCGLDKDDLARSVYHVLVGESTAADAIMPVSDYQFSVLGANSELTAAEITLMDKLAREQRLRRALEPEREHFDYILIDCPPSLNLLTLNALVAADGVMIPMQCEYYALEGLSALISTIEDVRHSVNPRLTIEGLLRTMFDGRSNLGNDVSQQLVRHFGDKVYRTIVPRNVRLAEAPSHGRPVLYHDKSSRGALAYLALAGEIIRRDALQRKAAEPERQPDADRLAENATDE, encoded by the coding sequence ATGACGCGCATCATCGCGATCACCAATCAGAAGGGCGGGGTCGGCAAGACCACGACCTGCGTCAATCTGGCGGCGTCGCTGGCGGCGACCAACCGCCGTGTGCTGCTGGTCGACATGGACCCCCAGGGCAACGCCACCACCGGGTGCGGTCTCGACAAGGACGACCTCGCGCGCAGCGTCTACCACGTGCTCGTCGGCGAGAGCACGGCGGCGGACGCGATCATGCCGGTGTCCGACTACCAGTTCAGCGTGCTCGGCGCCAACAGCGAATTGACCGCGGCCGAAATCACCCTGATGGACAAGCTCGCGCGAGAACAGCGCTTGCGCCGGGCGCTCGAGCCAGAGCGGGAGCATTTCGACTACATCCTGATCGACTGCCCGCCCTCGCTGAACCTGCTCACACTCAACGCGCTGGTTGCCGCCGACGGCGTGATGATCCCGATGCAGTGCGAGTACTACGCGCTTGAAGGCCTGTCTGCGCTCATTTCAACCATTGAGGACGTGCGCCACTCGGTCAATCCGCGGCTGACCATCGAGGGCCTGTTGCGCACCATGTTCGACGGCCGCAGTAACCTCGGCAACGATGTGTCCCAGCAGCTCGTGCGACACTTCGGCGACAAGGTCTACCGCACCATCGTGCCCCGGAACGTGCGCCTGGCGGAGGCGCCGAGCCACGGCCGGCCGGTGCTGTACCACGACAAATCGTCGCGCGGGGCGTTGGCCTACCTCGCGCTGGCCGGCGAGATCATCCGGCGCGACGCGCTGCAGCGCAAAGCGGCCGAGCCCGAGCGACAACCCGATGCGGACCGACTGGCGGAGAACGCGACCGATGAGTAA
- a CDS encoding MBL fold metallo-hydrolase → MDMTFYGATESVTGSCHILRCNGHTVLLDCGLIQGSHKADALNRDAFPFDAAEVDAVVLSHGHIDHSGRLPLLYKRGFRGRIHTQNASADLIDILLKDSARLQEYDADWYNRKRRKDGEALREPLYRPADVETLLGRVVGHRYGARFEVLPGISARLLDAGHILGSAIVELQLSENGVSRTLVFSGDIGQHDTPIINDPTPVAEADAIIMESTYGNRHHRDREDTIRELGEIVDAAHRDGGNILIPAFAIGRSQELLYHLGTHYDAWGLSNWNVFLDSPMAIEASKVYWDYPQLYDDESTRLRKGIHDMPRLQNLHFSRSVEDSKAIAEYKRGAIVIAGSGMCTGGRILHHLKNNLANPRTHVVICGYQSPGTLGGRLVNGEDQVKIHGRWIDNRATVHTVGGLSAHGDQADLMRWLRGFRTTPPVYVVHGNDRAKQGLVDHLNEVHGWPAEVAREAQTVDLSEL, encoded by the coding sequence ATGGACATGACCTTCTACGGCGCCACGGAATCCGTCACGGGCTCCTGCCATATCCTGCGGTGCAACGGTCACACGGTGCTGCTCGATTGCGGATTGATTCAGGGTTCGCACAAGGCTGACGCGCTCAACCGCGACGCCTTTCCGTTCGACGCGGCCGAAGTGGATGCCGTGGTGCTGTCGCACGGGCACATCGATCACTCGGGCCGGCTACCCCTTTTATACAAGCGCGGCTTCCGCGGCCGAATCCACACGCAGAACGCCAGCGCGGACCTAATCGATATTCTTTTGAAAGACTCGGCCAGGCTGCAGGAGTACGACGCTGACTGGTACAACCGCAAACGGCGCAAGGACGGTGAGGCCCTGCGCGAGCCGCTCTACCGACCTGCTGACGTCGAGACGCTGCTGGGCCGGGTCGTCGGCCACCGCTACGGCGCGCGTTTCGAGGTACTGCCGGGTATATCGGCACGCTTGCTGGACGCTGGCCACATCCTCGGTTCGGCCATTGTCGAATTGCAGCTTAGCGAGAACGGGGTATCGCGCACCCTGGTGTTCAGCGGCGACATCGGCCAGCACGACACACCGATCATCAACGACCCCACACCCGTTGCAGAAGCCGACGCGATCATCATGGAAAGCACCTACGGCAACCGTCACCACCGCGACCGCGAGGACACCATCCGGGAGCTCGGTGAGATTGTCGACGCCGCCCACCGCGACGGCGGCAACATCCTGATCCCGGCATTCGCGATCGGCCGCAGCCAGGAGTTGCTCTACCACCTCGGTACCCACTACGACGCCTGGGGCCTGTCAAACTGGAATGTCTTTCTGGATTCGCCTATGGCGATCGAGGCCAGCAAGGTCTACTGGGACTACCCGCAGCTCTACGACGACGAATCCACACGCCTGCGCAAGGGCATACACGACATGCCACGCTTGCAGAATCTGCACTTCAGTCGGTCGGTCGAGGACAGCAAGGCCATCGCTGAATACAAGCGCGGAGCTATTGTGATCGCAGGCTCCGGCATGTGTACCGGTGGTCGCATTCTGCACCACCTCAAGAACAACCTCGCCAACCCGCGCACGCACGTGGTCATCTGTGGGTATCAGTCGCCCGGCACGCTCGGCGGGCGACTGGTCAACGGCGAAGATCAGGTGAAGATCCACGGACGGTGGATCGACAACCGCGCGACCGTACACACGGTGGGTGGGTTGTCTGCGCACGGTGACCAGGCCGATCTGATGCGGTGGTTGCGGGGGTTTCGCACGACGCCGCCGGTGTACGTCGTGCACGGCAACGACCGGGCCAAACAGGGCCTGGTCGACCATCTCAACGAGGTGCACGGCTGGCCGGCCGAGGTGGCGCGCGAGGCGCAGACGGTCGACCTGAGCGAGCTCTGA
- a CDS encoding ATP synthase subunit I — protein sequence MTSRPPAIRLLLRLQAVVVLSVPVLCLAVGSDWAVSALVGGLAYWLPNLAFAALAFSRQGARAAGAILAAFTLGEVIKLVAVASAVALALAYWPGVQPFGLLLGVVAAQSVVWLFPLVDGYRRRQAKFSRA from the coding sequence ATGACCTCCAGACCTCCGGCCATCCGATTGTTGCTCCGCCTGCAGGCGGTGGTGGTGCTGTCGGTCCCCGTGCTGTGCCTTGCGGTGGGGTCGGACTGGGCCGTATCAGCGCTCGTGGGCGGACTGGCTTACTGGTTACCCAATCTCGCGTTCGCAGCGCTGGCGTTTTCACGCCAAGGCGCGCGCGCAGCGGGTGCGATCCTCGCCGCGTTCACGCTCGGTGAGGTCATCAAGCTGGTGGCGGTCGCCAGCGCGGTGGCGCTGGCGCTGGCCTACTGGCCGGGCGTCCAGCCCTTCGGACTGCTGCTCGGCGTGGTCGCCGCGCAATCCGTGGTGTGGTTATTTCCGCTTGTCGACGGCTACCGCCGGCGGCAGGCCAAATTTTCAAGGGCATGA
- a CDS encoding F0F1 ATP synthase subunit delta yields the protein MSELSTAARPYAKAVFEMAHADGEMQAWSDTLSTLAAVVSNDDMRGLLESPAATAAARADAVCQVCGDSLGDKAKNVVRLMAENDRLSLMPEVARQYETLRSDAEGTVEADVRTAMALTDEQAATLAEALGKRLSRTVKINSVVDESLLGGAIIQAGDLVIDGSIRGKLEKLGQALNR from the coding sequence ATGTCAGAACTCAGCACAGCAGCCCGGCCCTACGCCAAAGCGGTGTTCGAAATGGCGCACGCCGACGGCGAGATGCAAGCGTGGAGCGATACGCTGTCCACGCTCGCGGCGGTGGTCAGCAACGACGACATGCGCGGCTTGCTCGAATCGCCCGCGGCGACGGCAGCGGCACGGGCCGATGCGGTCTGCCAGGTGTGCGGCGACAGCCTCGGTGACAAGGCGAAGAACGTGGTTCGGCTGATGGCCGAGAACGATCGCCTGTCGCTGATGCCCGAAGTGGCGCGTCAGTACGAGACGCTGCGCAGCGATGCCGAGGGCACCGTTGAGGCAGACGTGCGGACTGCCATGGCACTGACCGACGAACAAGCTGCAACGCTCGCCGAGGCGCTCGGCAAGCGCCTGTCGCGTACCGTGAAGATCAACAGTGTGGTCGATGAATCGCTGCTGGGCGGCGCCATCATCCAGGCCGGTGACTTGGTTATAGACGGTTCCATCCGGGGCAAGCTCGAGAAGCTTGGACAAGCGCTGAACCGCTGA
- the atpB gene encoding F0F1 ATP synthase subunit A yields MAGTAKEYIEHHLTNLTLGVHPENGFGFAHNGKEAAEMGFWAIHVDSMLWAIGLGSLFCWVFKRVADNMHSEVPSGLQNAVEMIIDFIDTAVKESFHAKNALIAPLALTVFVWILLMNVMDLVPVDWIPTFATVFGVHYMKVVPTTDINVTFGMSLSVFALIIYYSLKVKGPGGFFAELAFQPFPKWMFPANLLLEGVGLIAKPLSLALRLFGNLYAGELIFILIALLPFYLQWTLALPWAIFHILVVVLQAFIFMTLTIVYLAMAHEHH; encoded by the coding sequence ATGGCGGGTACAGCAAAAGAGTACATTGAGCACCACCTCACCAACCTGACGTTGGGTGTGCACCCCGAGAACGGTTTCGGCTTTGCGCACAACGGCAAGGAAGCGGCCGAGATGGGTTTCTGGGCGATCCACGTGGATTCGATGTTGTGGGCCATCGGCCTCGGGTCGTTGTTCTGCTGGGTGTTCAAGCGCGTGGCGGACAACATGCACTCGGAGGTCCCGAGCGGCTTGCAGAATGCGGTTGAGATGATCATCGATTTCATCGACACCGCGGTGAAGGAGTCGTTTCACGCCAAGAACGCGCTGATCGCACCGCTGGCGCTGACGGTGTTCGTGTGGATCCTGCTCATGAACGTGATGGATCTCGTGCCAGTCGACTGGATCCCCACCTTCGCCACGGTCTTTGGCGTTCACTACATGAAGGTGGTACCGACCACCGACATCAACGTGACCTTCGGCATGTCGCTGTCGGTCTTCGCGTTGATCATCTACTACAGCCTCAAGGTCAAGGGGCCGGGTGGCTTCTTCGCGGAGCTGGCCTTCCAGCCGTTTCCGAAGTGGATGTTTCCGGCCAATCTGCTGCTCGAGGGCGTGGGGCTGATCGCCAAGCCGCTGTCGCTTGCGTTGCGGTTGTTCGGCAACCTCTACGCCGGCGAACTGATCTTCATCCTGATCGCGCTGTTGCCCTTCTACCTGCAATGGACACTGGCACTGCCCTGGGCAATCTTCCACATCCTGGTGGTGGTGTTGCAGGCGTTCATTTTCATGACACTCACTATCGTCTACCTCGCCATGGCGCACGAGCACCACTGA